Genomic DNA from Sphingobium sp. V4:
CCGCATCCATATTCTGCACGTCACGACGCCCGCGGAACTCGAATATATCGGCCAGAACAAGGATGTCGCCACCTGCGAGGTGACGCCGCAGCACCTGACCATGGCGGCCGAGGACGCCTATCCGCGCCTGGGCAGCCATGCGCAGATGAATCCGCCGATCCGCAGCGCCGCCCACCGCGACGGCCTCTGGTTCTGGCTCAACCAGGGCGTGCCCGACGTGCTGGGCAGCGACCATGCGCCGCACACGATCGAGGAGAAGGCCAAGCCCTATCCCGCTTCGCCCAGCGGGATGCCGGGGGTGCAGACGCTCGTCCCGCTGCTGCTCAACCATGTGGCGGAAGGACGGCTGACGCTGCGTCGCTTCATCGAGTTGACCAGTTCGGGGCCGCAGCGCGTGTTCGGACTGACCGGCAAGGGGCGTATCGCGCTCGGCTATGACGCCGACTTCACCGTCGTCGACCTCAAGAAGCGCTGGACCGTGGGCAAGGACTGGCTCGCTTCGCGCTGCGACTGGTCGCCGTTCGAGGGGATGGACCTGACCGGCAAGGCAGTGGGCACGATCATTCGCGGCCATCGCGTGATGTGGGAGGACGCATTGGCCAATCAGGCGGTGGGGGAACCGGTGCGATTCGAGTCGACCGAGTTCAACTGAGGGAGCGGATCTTCAGGCCGTCGCCGCCCGGTTCCGCCGGGCGGCCGCGATCCCGTCGCCAGCGAAGAGGAGGAGCCCCAGCCAGATCAGGCCGAAGCTGGCTATCTGGCCGCTGCTCAGCCGCTCGCTGAACAGCAGCACGCCGCACAGAAATTGCAGCGTCGGGGCGAGATATTGCAGCAGGCCCAGTGTCGCCATCGGCAGGCGCTGGGCGGCGGTGGCGAACAGCACCAGCGGAATGGTGGTGACGGCGCCAGACACGATCAGCAGCGCGGTCGTCGGCGCATCCTGGCCGAAGCCGACGCCGCCATGGCCCGCTTCCCAGAAGAGATAGGCGAGCGCCGGCGGGGCGAGCAGCAGCGTTTCGACGCCAAGGCCGGTCATGGGCGCCACGGGCGTCACCTTGCGCAGCAGGCCGTAGAAGGCGAAGCTGAACGCCAGCGTCAGGCTGATCCACAGGCTGGTCAGGGCGGCGCCGGCGAGGATCGCGACGCCGATGGCCGCGACCCCGATCGCGGCCATCTGCGCGCGTCGCAGCCGCTCCTTGAACAGCAGTACGCCCAGGGCGACATTGACCAGCGGATTGAGGAAATAGCCCAGGCTTGTGGCCACCACATGGCCGCTGTTGACCGCCCAGACATAGGTGAGCCAGTTGATCGCAATCATCAGGGCGGACGCAGCCAATGCCGCGAGCAGGCGCGGAGTGTGCAGCGCCACGCGGAAGGCTGGCAGACCGCGCCGCAGGGCAAGCAGTCCCAGTATCAGCAGCAGCGACCAGAGGACGCGCTGCGTCACGATCTCCACCGGATCGACATGGTGGAGCAGCCGGAAGAACAGCGGCAGCAGCCCCCATATGCCGTAGGCGCCGACCGCTGCCAGCAGGCCGCGCCGCAATTCGGTATCGGTCTGGGTCAGATGATGCCTCCGCCCAGGAACAGCCGCAGCGCGCCGAAGGCTGCCACGATCAGGCAGAAATTCTGCCCGCTTTTCCTGGAGGACATGAGGCCGATGAAGGCGCCGAACAGGGCCATTGGCACCAGGAGCCAGTTGAGCGCTCCCAGCA
This window encodes:
- the rarD gene encoding EamA family transporter RarD, whose amino-acid sequence is MRRGLLAAVGAYGIWGLLPLFFRLLHHVDPVEIVTQRVLWSLLLILGLLALRRGLPAFRVALHTPRLLAALAASALMIAINWLTYVWAVNSGHVVATSLGYFLNPLVNVALGVLLFKERLRRAQMAAIGVAAIGVAILAGAALTSLWISLTLAFSFAFYGLLRKVTPVAPMTGLGVETLLLAPPALAYLFWEAGHGGVGFGQDAPTTALLIVSGAVTTIPLVLFATAAQRLPMATLGLLQYLAPTLQFLCGVLLFSERLSSGQIASFGLIWLGLLLFAGDGIAAARRNRAATA